One segment of Sphingomonas qomolangmaensis DNA contains the following:
- the nusA gene encoding transcription termination factor NusA produces the protein MATAVTANRAELIAIADSVAKEKLIDKAIVIEAMEDAIQRAAKNRYGAENDIRAKLDPVTGDLRLWRVVEVVEAVDDFFKQVDVAQAEKLQKGAVVGDYIVDPLPPIEFGRIQAQASKQIIFQKVRDAERERQHEEFKDRVGEIITGVVKRVEFGHVVVDLGRAEGVIRRDQQIPREVVRVNDRIRSLIFSVRRENRGPQIFLSRAHPDFMKKLFAQEVPEIYDGIIEIKAAARDPGSRAKIGVISHDSGIDPVGACVGMKGSRVQAVVQEMQGEKIDIIPWSPDIATFVVNALQPANVARVVIDEEDDRIEVVVPDDQLSLAIGRRGQNVRLASQLTGKAIDILTEADASEKRQKEFVERSAMFEKELDVDETLAQLLVAEGFGELEEVAYVEIAELATIEGFDEDLAGELQNRAQEALDRREESNRELRRSMGVEDDLTTMPYLTEAMLVTLGKAGIKTLDDLADLATDELVEKKRAEPRRRNDDAPKRPEPKGGILADYSLSDEQGNEIIMAARAHWFEDEAPAAAESDAGEADVAEADAPETDAAGEDAVAESGQ, from the coding sequence ATGGCCACCGCCGTTACCGCCAACCGCGCCGAGCTGATCGCGATCGCCGATTCGGTCGCCAAGGAAAAGCTGATCGACAAGGCGATCGTCATCGAGGCGATGGAGGACGCGATCCAGCGCGCCGCCAAGAACCGCTATGGCGCCGAGAACGACATCCGCGCCAAGCTCGATCCGGTGACCGGTGATTTGCGCTTGTGGCGCGTCGTCGAAGTCGTCGAGGCGGTCGACGATTTCTTCAAGCAGGTCGATGTGGCGCAGGCCGAGAAGCTGCAAAAGGGCGCGGTCGTCGGCGATTATATCGTCGATCCGCTGCCGCCGATCGAATTCGGCCGCATCCAGGCGCAGGCATCGAAGCAGATCATCTTCCAGAAGGTCCGCGACGCCGAGCGCGAGCGCCAGCACGAGGAATTCAAGGATCGCGTCGGCGAGATCATCACCGGCGTCGTCAAGCGCGTCGAGTTCGGCCATGTCGTGGTCGACCTGGGCCGCGCCGAGGGCGTCATCCGCCGCGACCAGCAGATCCCGCGCGAGGTGGTGCGGGTCAACGACCGCATTCGCAGCCTGATCTTCAGCGTGCGCCGCGAGAATCGCGGGCCGCAGATTTTCCTCAGCCGTGCGCATCCCGACTTCATGAAGAAGCTGTTCGCGCAGGAAGTGCCCGAAATCTATGACGGCATCATCGAGATCAAGGCGGCCGCGCGCGATCCGGGCAGCCGCGCCAAGATCGGCGTGATCAGCCATGATTCGGGGATCGACCCGGTCGGCGCGTGCGTCGGCATGAAGGGCAGCCGCGTCCAGGCGGTCGTGCAGGAAATGCAGGGCGAGAAGATCGACATCATCCCCTGGTCGCCCGACATCGCGACCTTCGTCGTCAATGCGCTGCAGCCCGCCAATGTCGCGCGCGTGGTGATCGACGAGGAAGACGACCGGATCGAAGTGGTGGTGCCCGACGACCAGCTTTCGCTGGCGATCGGCCGTCGCGGCCAGAACGTCCGGCTGGCGAGCCAGCTGACGGGCAAGGCGATCGACATCCTCACCGAAGCCGATGCCAGCGAGAAGCGGCAGAAGGAATTCGTCGAGCGTTCGGCGATGTTCGAGAAGGAGCTCGACGTCGACGAGACGCTGGCGCAGCTGCTGGTCGCCGAAGGCTTTGGCGAGCTCGAGGAAGTCGCCTATGTCGAGATCGCCGAGCTGGCGACGATCGAGGGCTTCGACGAGGATCTGGCAGGCGAGCTCCAGAACCGCGCGCAGGAAGCGCTCGATCGCCGTGAGGAATCGAACCGCGAACTGCGGCGTTCGATGGGGGTCGAGGACGATCTGACGACGATGCCGTATCTCACCGAGGCGATGCTGGTGACGCTGGGCAAGGCGGGGATCAAGACGCTCGATGACCTCGCCGACCTGGCGACCGACGAGCTGGTCGAGAAGAAGCGCGCCGAACCGCGCCGCCGGAACGACGACGCGCCCAAGCGCCCCGAGCCCAAGGGCGGCATCCTGGCCGATTATTCGCTGAGCGACGAGCAGGGCAACGAGATCATCATGGCCGCGCGCGCGCATTGGTTCGAGGACGAGGCACCTGCCGCGGCCGAGAGCGATGCGGGCGAGGCCGATGTGGCCGAAGCCGATGCGCCCGAAACCGATGCTGCCGGGGAGGACGCTGTTGCGGAATCCGGGCAATGA
- the rbfA gene encoding 30S ribosome-binding factor RbfA, with the protein MPNETTETRNVRLLRVGEQVRHILSDILMRGDVHDETLAKHMVSVTEVRMSPDMRHATVFVKPLLGKDEEAVLKALRTNTAFFQREVANRTRLKYAAKIKFISDESFDEGSRIDTLLRAPNVARDLGDAGEDGEDGDPGPAS; encoded by the coding sequence ATGCCCAACGAAACCACCGAAACCCGCAACGTCCGGCTGCTTCGCGTCGGCGAGCAGGTGCGACATATCCTGTCGGACATCCTGATGCGCGGCGACGTGCACGACGAGACGCTCGCCAAGCATATGGTGTCGGTCACCGAAGTGCGGATGTCGCCCGACATGCGGCATGCGACGGTGTTCGTGAAGCCGCTGCTGGGCAAGGACGAGGAAGCGGTGCTCAAGGCGCTGCGGACCAATACCGCGTTCTTCCAGCGCGAAGTGGCGAACCGCACCCGGTTGAAATACGCCGCCAAGATCAAGTTCATCTCGGATGAGAGCTTCGACGAAGGCAGCCGGATCGACACCTTGCTGCGCGCGCCCAATGTCGCGCGCGATCTGGGCGACGCCGGCGAGGATGGCGAGGACGGCGATCCGGGTCCGGCGAGCTGA
- a CDS encoding c-type cytochrome, producing the protein MKLLFTAMLVPAALSIAATPAAAQNADAGAQVFNTCRACHTLNKGGRNGAGPNLHGLFGRQAAAATGFSYSPALKASKIRWDDKTLSEYLVAPTKRVPGTRMMVKVPDAAKRAALIAYLKRETSK; encoded by the coding sequence ATGAAATTATTGTTTACGGCGATGCTGGTTCCAGCCGCCCTGTCGATTGCCGCCACGCCCGCCGCGGCGCAAAATGCCGATGCCGGCGCGCAGGTCTTCAACACCTGCCGTGCGTGTCACACGCTCAACAAGGGCGGCCGCAACGGTGCCGGCCCCAATCTGCACGGGCTGTTCGGGCGCCAGGCGGCCGCCGCGACCGGCTTCAGCTACAGTCCTGCGCTCAAGGCATCGAAGATCCGCTGGGACGACAAGACGCTCAGCGAATATCTCGTAGCGCCCACCAAGCGGGTTCCGGGGACGCGGATGATGGTCAAAGTTCCCGACGCTGCCAAGCGCGCCGCGTTGATCGCCTATCTGAAGCGCGAAACCAGCAAATAA
- a CDS encoding PQQ-dependent sugar dehydrogenase, producing MTPRARLAALCAPLALLAGCDGGGTGAVTPTPTPTPAPTPAPTPTPTPTPAPPTTTVCSAPVASFDSPWAMTFLPDGRLLVTERGGTLRIVTQAGEKSQPIAGVPVAAAAGQGGLLDVVLHPQFASNRLVYLSFAEAGSGGKGLAVARGTLSADALRIDDLAILWRQAPKVAGDGHFGGRIAFAADGRMFVTAGERQQGTPAQDRSQTLGVVVRLTDTGGVPTDNPFVGQAGFRPEIWSFGHRNPYGLVFDASGRLLEHEHGPEGGDELNVIERGGNYGWPRASNGSDYGGGDIPDHRPGDGYVGPAAFWTPVIAPAGMIIYSGTLFSGWQGQALIGGLVQQGLVRVALTGATASEVQRIPLGRRIREVEQGPDGAIWVLEDGAGGRLLKLTPG from the coding sequence ATGACCCCGCGCGCCCGTCTCGCCGCGCTCTGCGCTCCGCTGGCGTTGCTGGCGGGGTGCGATGGCGGCGGGACGGGCGCGGTCACGCCCACCCCGACACCGACGCCCGCGCCCACTCCCGCCCCGACTCCGACCCCCACGCCCACCCCGGCGCCGCCCACCACGACGGTGTGCAGCGCCCCGGTCGCCAGCTTCGATTCGCCCTGGGCGATGACCTTCCTTCCCGATGGCCGGCTGCTCGTCACCGAACGCGGCGGCACCTTGCGCATCGTCACCCAGGCGGGCGAGAAGTCGCAGCCGATCGCAGGCGTTCCGGTCGCCGCCGCCGCAGGCCAAGGCGGGCTCCTCGACGTCGTCCTCCACCCCCAATTCGCCAGCAATCGGCTGGTCTATCTCAGCTTCGCCGAAGCGGGCAGCGGCGGCAAAGGCCTCGCGGTTGCGCGCGGCACCTTGTCGGCCGACGCGTTGCGGATCGACGATCTCGCTATTCTCTGGCGCCAGGCGCCCAAGGTCGCGGGTGACGGCCATTTCGGTGGCCGCATCGCGTTTGCCGCCGACGGGCGGATGTTCGTCACCGCGGGCGAGCGCCAACAGGGTACCCCCGCGCAGGACCGATCGCAGACGCTCGGCGTCGTCGTCCGCCTCACCGACACCGGCGGCGTGCCGACCGACAACCCCTTTGTCGGCCAGGCGGGCTTCCGCCCCGAGATCTGGAGCTTCGGCCACCGCAACCCTTATGGCCTCGTCTTCGACGCCTCGGGCCGATTGTTGGAGCATGAGCACGGCCCCGAGGGCGGCGACGAACTCAACGTCATCGAACGTGGCGGCAATTATGGCTGGCCGCGCGCCTCGAACGGCAGCGACTATGGCGGCGGCGACATCCCCGATCACCGCCCCGGCGACGGCTATGTCGGCCCCGCGGCATTCTGGACCCCGGTGATCGCGCCCGCCGGCATGATCATCTATTCGGGCACGCTGTTCAGCGGCTGGCAGGGCCAGGCGCTGATCGGCGGGCTGGTGCAGCAGGGGCTGGTGCGCGTCGCGCTGACCGGCGCCACCGCGAGCGAGGTCCAGCGCATCCCGCTCGGCCGCCGCATCCGCGAGGTCGAACAAGGCCCCGACGGCGCGATCTGGGTGCTCGAAGACGGTGCCGGGGGCCGGCTGCTGAAGCTGACCCCCGGCTGA
- a CDS encoding DUF448 domain-containing protein, translated as MTADPIRTCVLSREEAPREGLVRLVLGPDNQVHPDVRAKAPGRGGWIGVTRVELEAALAKGKLRGGLARAYKTGDFTIAADLPQRIEDQLRRNALDRLGLESKAGFLIVGGDRIGEAARSGKLRVLLHAADASEDGSRKLAQAWRVGSDREGSDLKGMTLPIDRTILSLALGRENVVHAAVTDPKAAKRVSEALTRWLHFIGPDPAPLPCETGSQGASAASADDARGPAGTNEGP; from the coding sequence ATGACCGCCGACCCGATCCGCACCTGCGTGCTTTCGCGCGAGGAGGCGCCGCGCGAGGGGCTCGTGCGGCTGGTGCTCGGCCCCGACAACCAGGTGCATCCCGATGTGCGCGCTAAAGCCCCCGGGCGTGGCGGGTGGATCGGGGTGACCCGCGTCGAACTCGAAGCCGCGCTTGCCAAAGGCAAGCTGCGCGGCGGGCTGGCGCGTGCGTACAAGACCGGCGATTTCACGATCGCCGCCGATCTGCCGCAGCGGATCGAGGACCAGCTGCGGCGCAATGCGCTCGACCGGCTGGGGCTCGAATCCAAGGCGGGTTTCCTGATCGTCGGCGGTGACCGGATCGGTGAAGCCGCGCGTTCGGGCAAGCTGCGCGTGCTGCTCCATGCCGCCGATGCGAGCGAGGATGGCAGCCGCAAGCTGGCCCAGGCCTGGCGTGTGGGCAGCGACCGCGAAGGCAGCGATCTCAAGGGGATGACATTGCCGATCGACCGCACCATATTGTCGTTGGCGCTTGGCCGCGAAAATGTGGTACATGCCGCGGTGACCGATCCCAAGGCGGCCAAGCGGGTTAGCGAAGCGCTGACACGCTGGCTGCATTTTATCGGACCAGACCCCGCCCCCTTGCCTTGCGAAACCGGCTCGCAGGGCGCATCGGCTGCCTCGGCAGACGATGCGCGCGGACCCGCCGGCACGAATGAAGGACCTTGA
- the rimP gene encoding ribosome maturation protein RimP gives MADIAALAALIEPEATALGLALVRVKMFGGTSDPTLQVMAERPDTRQLTIDDCAALSRRISDVLDALEAQGRDPIVEAYRLEVSSPGIDRPLTRLADFGDWAGHEARIHLVEPVDNRKQLTGILAGIDGDQITIDVRKHKEMTIGFAQVAEAKLLLTDKLIAATQPLSLAGADEIIEAPSEGVDETEAEEQD, from the coding sequence ATGGCCGATATCGCCGCCCTGGCTGCGCTGATCGAACCCGAAGCGACCGCGCTCGGGCTGGCGCTGGTGCGCGTCAAGATGTTCGGCGGCACCTCGGACCCGACGCTGCAGGTGATGGCCGAGCGCCCCGACACCCGCCAGCTGACGATCGACGATTGCGCGGCGCTGTCGCGGCGGATTTCGGACGTGCTCGACGCGCTCGAAGCGCAGGGGCGCGACCCGATCGTCGAGGCGTATCGGCTGGAGGTATCGTCGCCGGGGATCGATCGCCCGCTGACCCGGCTCGCCGATTTCGGCGATTGGGCGGGGCATGAGGCGCGGATCCACTTGGTCGAGCCGGTCGACAATCGCAAGCAGCTGACGGGCATCCTTGCGGGCATCGACGGCGACCAGATCACGATCGACGTGCGCAAGCACAAGGAAATGACGATCGGGTTCGCGCAGGTCGCCGAGGCGAAGCTGCTGCTGACCGACAAGTTGATCGCCGCCACCCAGCCATTGTCGCTGGCCGGGGCCGACGAAATCATCGAAGCGCCGAGCGAAGGCGTCGACGAAACCGAAGCAGAGGAACAGGACTGA
- the infB gene encoding translation initiation factor IF-2 — MSDTDNEKPKLGARAPLGLKRTVETGQVKQSFSHGRSNTVVVEVKRRRVIGRPGEEQPQQAEVAATPAPVAEPVRPAPAPAAPQRQAPPSTLLSRQEMQAKLLREADEARMAAQEDARRRDERIAREAAEAERQRAEEKQREAAKPAAAPAAPEPVAPPPAPVAAPPVVAPEPVAAPAPVAAAEPAKAEPAKAEPAKAEAPVAAAPAPVAAPTPAPAPAPIGFGLDPSRPAPRRFTPVPRPEIPRPQPKPEPVAAEPEATTATGDAGAQRAGGAPSAPGAKRPDQPAARPARGRQGDDRRQSGKLTVNRALSDDGGARARSLAALKRAREKERRGSGGPREPQIKQVRDVKVPETITVQELANRMAEKGADLVKSLFKMGMPVTVTQTIDQDTAELMVTEFGHNIVRVSDSDIDIQTDTVDDAVESLLPRPPVVTIMGHVDHGKTSLLDALRGTDVVAGEAGGITQHIGAYQVTQKDKSKITFLDTPGHEAFTEMRQRGANVTDIVILVVAADDGLMPQTIEAISHTKAAGVPMIVAINKIDKHDANAQKVRERLLEHDIQVEEMGGETQDVEVSALKKLGLDDLIEKIQLQAELLELRANPDRSAEGTVIEAKLDKGRGPVATVLVSRGTLRVGDIFVCGAESGKVRALIDDKGRQVKEAGPSVPVEVLGLSGVPMAGDPLQVVETEARAREVAAYRASVIQNKRTTTAPASLETMFSALKEKQAIEYPLVVKADTQGSVEAIVASINKISTADIRARVLHSGVGGITESDVTLAAASGAPIIGFNVRPNAKAREIAERSKVAFKYYDVIYDLTDEIRAGMAGELGPEAFETVVGRAEIRDVFSAGKHGKAAGLLVTEGVIRKALKARITRDDVIIYQGEIASLRRFKDDVAEVRAGLECGVTFTQNFVDIKAGDYLETFEVEMRERTL, encoded by the coding sequence ATGAGCGACACGGACAACGAAAAGCCGAAATTGGGCGCGCGCGCGCCGCTGGGCCTCAAGCGCACGGTCGAGACCGGTCAGGTGAAGCAGAGCTTTAGCCATGGCCGCTCGAATACCGTGGTGGTCGAGGTGAAGCGCCGCCGCGTCATCGGCCGTCCGGGCGAGGAACAGCCCCAGCAGGCAGAGGTCGCGGCGACGCCGGCCCCTGTCGCCGAGCCCGTGCGTCCGGCGCCTGCGCCCGCCGCGCCGCAGCGCCAGGCACCGCCCAGCACCTTGCTGTCGCGCCAGGAGATGCAGGCCAAGCTGCTGCGCGAAGCCGACGAAGCCCGCATGGCAGCGCAGGAAGATGCGCGTCGCCGCGACGAGCGGATCGCGCGTGAGGCCGCCGAAGCCGAGCGCCAGCGCGCCGAGGAAAAGCAGCGCGAAGCGGCAAAGCCCGCCGCAGCGCCCGCCGCGCCCGAGCCGGTGGCACCGCCGCCCGCGCCGGTCGCAGCACCACCCGTCGTTGCGCCCGAGCCGGTTGCCGCACCCGCGCCGGTAGCGGCTGCCGAGCCTGCAAAGGCCGAACCCGCGAAGGCCGAACCGGCAAAGGCCGAGGCGCCCGTCGCCGCCGCGCCCGCACCGGTGGCAGCGCCGACGCCCGCTCCCGCGCCTGCGCCGATCGGTTTCGGGCTCGACCCGAGCCGTCCCGCGCCGCGCCGCTTCACCCCGGTGCCGCGTCCTGAAATCCCGCGCCCGCAGCCCAAGCCCGAGCCGGTTGCTGCCGAACCCGAAGCCACGACGGCCACGGGCGATGCCGGTGCGCAGCGCGCCGGTGGTGCACCCAGCGCGCCGGGTGCCAAGCGTCCCGACCAGCCCGCCGCGCGTCCTGCGCGCGGTCGCCAGGGGGACGATCGTCGCCAATCGGGCAAGCTCACCGTCAACCGTGCGCTGTCCGACGACGGCGGCGCGCGTGCGCGGTCGCTCGCCGCGCTCAAGCGCGCACGCGAAAAGGAACGCCGCGGATCGGGCGGCCCGCGCGAGCCGCAGATCAAGCAGGTCCGCGACGTCAAGGTGCCCGAGACGATCACGGTGCAGGAACTCGCCAACCGGATGGCCGAAAAGGGCGCCGACCTGGTGAAGTCGCTGTTCAAGATGGGCATGCCGGTAACGGTCACCCAGACGATCGACCAGGATACTGCCGAACTGATGGTGACCGAATTCGGCCACAATATCGTCCGCGTGTCCGACAGCGACATCGACATCCAGACCGACACCGTCGACGATGCGGTCGAATCGCTGCTGCCGCGTCCGCCGGTGGTGACGATCATGGGGCATGTCGATCACGGCAAGACGTCGTTGCTCGATGCGTTGCGCGGCACCGATGTGGTGGCGGGCGAAGCCGGTGGCATCACCCAGCATATCGGCGCCTATCAGGTGACGCAGAAGGACAAGTCGAAGATTACCTTCCTCGACACGCCGGGGCATGAAGCGTTCACCGAGATGCGCCAGCGCGGCGCCAACGTGACCGACATCGTGATCCTGGTGGTCGCCGCCGACGACGGGCTGATGCCGCAGACGATCGAGGCGATCAGCCACACCAAGGCCGCTGGCGTGCCGATGATCGTGGCGATCAACAAGATCGACAAGCACGACGCCAATGCCCAGAAGGTGCGCGAGCGGCTGCTCGAGCACGACATCCAGGTCGAGGAAATGGGCGGCGAGACGCAGGACGTCGAAGTGTCGGCGCTCAAGAAGCTCGGGCTCGACGATCTGATCGAGAAGATCCAGCTGCAGGCCGAATTGCTCGAACTGCGCGCCAACCCCGATCGGTCGGCCGAAGGCACGGTGATCGAGGCCAAGCTCGACAAGGGCCGCGGTCCGGTCGCGACGGTGCTGGTCAGCCGCGGTACGCTGCGTGTCGGCGACATCTTCGTGTGCGGTGCCGAAAGCGGCAAGGTGCGCGCGCTGATCGACGACAAGGGGCGCCAGGTGAAGGAAGCCGGGCCATCGGTTCCGGTCGAGGTGCTGGGGCTTTCGGGCGTGCCGATGGCGGGCGATCCGCTGCAGGTGGTCGAGACCGAGGCACGCGCGCGCGAAGTCGCGGCGTATCGCGCCAGCGTCATCCAAAACAAGCGGACGACGACGGCACCTGCAAGCCTCGAGACGATGTTCTCGGCGCTCAAGGAAAAGCAGGCGATCGAATATCCGCTGGTGGTCAAGGCCGACACCCAGGGTTCGGTCGAGGCGATCGTGGCGTCGATCAACAAGATCTCGACCGCAGACATCCGTGCGCGGGTGCTGCATTCGGGGGTTGGCGGCATCACCGAGAGCGACGTGACGCTGGCGGCGGCATCGGGGGCGCCGATCATCGGCTTCAACGTGCGGCCGAACGCCAAGGCGCGTGAGATCGCCGAGCGGAGCAAGGTGGCGTTCAAATATTACGACGTCATCTATGACCTGACCGACGAGATCCGCGCCGGCATGGCGGGCGAGCTCGGCCCCGAAGCGTTTGAAACGGTCGTTGGCCGTGCGGAAATCCGCGACGTCTTCTCGGCCGGCAAGCACGGCAAGGCGGCGGGTCTGCTCGTCACCGAGGGCGTCATCCGGAAGGCGCTCAAGGCACGTATCACCCGCGACGACGTCATCATCTACCAGGGCGAGATCGCATCGCTGCGGCGGTTCAAGGACGATGTCGCCGAGGTCCGCGCAGGGCTCGAGTGTGGCGTGACGTTCACGCAGAACTTCGTCGACATCAAGGCGGGCGACTATCTCGAGACCTTCGAAGTCGAGATGCGCGAACGCACGCTGTAA
- a CDS encoding Gfo/Idh/MocA family protein: MTASASRLRYGMVGGGEGAFIGAVHRMAAALDGECALVCGAFSSDGERNARSAAALGIEPARAYGSLEALLAGEAALPAEERMQALAIVTPNHLHAPMAIAALDAGFDVMSEKPMALNLDEALAIAEAVERSGRLYGLAFTYSGYPLVEEARVRVARGDLGAIRLVQVEYSQGWLSQPIDAGGNKQAEWRTDPARAGLGGCLGDIGTHAFQLAEHVSGLSVEELSADLTIHVPGRRLDDDVSALLRFEGGARGTLKASQVAAGDENGLRLRVHGEKGGLDWSQQEPNTLTLRWLDRPAEIVRAAGPGLDALTTARLRTPSGHPEGYIEAFANLYRSFAKTVKAGTAVPAIGTADWFPGIDDGLRTMTFVEAMIENSAGDAKWTRLADVLAARRNTKGEAA; this comes from the coding sequence ATGACGGCATCGGCATCGAGGCTGCGATACGGGATGGTTGGCGGCGGCGAGGGCGCGTTCATCGGTGCGGTGCATCGGATGGCGGCTGCGCTCGACGGCGAATGCGCGCTGGTTTGCGGCGCGTTCAGCAGCGATGGCGAGCGCAATGCGCGCAGCGCTGCCGCGCTCGGGATAGAGCCCGCGCGCGCTTATGGCTCGCTCGAGGCGCTGCTGGCGGGCGAGGCGGCGTTGCCGGCGGAGGAGCGGATGCAGGCGTTGGCGATCGTCACGCCCAACCACCTGCACGCGCCGATGGCGATCGCCGCGCTCGACGCCGGGTTCGACGTGATGTCTGAAAAGCCGATGGCGCTGAACCTCGACGAGGCGCTGGCGATCGCCGAGGCTGTCGAACGGTCGGGCCGGCTGTACGGGCTGGCCTTCACCTATAGCGGCTATCCCCTGGTCGAGGAGGCGCGGGTGCGCGTCGCGCGCGGCGATCTGGGCGCGATCCGGCTGGTGCAGGTCGAATATTCGCAAGGGTGGCTGAGTCAGCCGATCGATGCGGGCGGCAACAAGCAGGCCGAATGGCGCACCGATCCGGCGCGTGCGGGGCTCGGCGGCTGCCTGGGCGACATCGGCACGCATGCCTTCCAGCTCGCCGAGCATGTCTCGGGCCTGAGCGTCGAGGAATTGAGCGCCGACCTGACGATCCATGTTCCCGGGCGGCGGCTCGACGACGATGTCTCGGCGCTGCTGCGCTTTGAAGGCGGCGCGCGCGGCACGCTCAAGGCGAGCCAGGTCGCCGCGGGCGACGAGAATGGGTTGCGGCTGCGGGTGCATGGCGAGAAGGGCGGGCTCGACTGGTCGCAGCAGGAGCCCAATACGCTGACGCTGCGCTGGCTCGACCGCCCCGCCGAGATCGTGCGGGCAGCGGGACCGGGGCTCGATGCGCTCACCACCGCGCGGCTGCGGACGCCATCGGGGCACCCCGAGGGCTATATCGAGGCGTTCGCGAACCTGTATCGCAGCTTTGCCAAGACGGTGAAGGCGGGCACGGCGGTGCCCGCGATCGGCACCGCCGACTGGTTTCCGGGGATCGACGACGGGCTGCGCACGATGACCTTCGTCGAGGCGATGATCGAAAACAGCGCGGGCGACGCCAAATGGACGCGGCTTGCCGATGTCCTGGCCGCGCGGCGGAACACCAAGGGAGAAGCTGCATGA
- a CDS encoding Dabb family protein produces the protein MNASKSGRSKLGWAIAGIVLSSLLVASPARAQTPREGRFVHHVFFWLKNTDSAADRAKLIAALEKLSAVKTIRSYQIGEPAPTRREVIDSSYSVSWTLFFDSKADQDSYQDDPIHVEFVEENAALWDRVQVYDTVPVTAN, from the coding sequence ATGAACGCGTCGAAATCGGGCCGATCGAAGCTGGGTTGGGCAATTGCCGGGATCGTGCTGTCGTCGCTGCTGGTAGCTTCGCCCGCGCGTGCGCAGACGCCGCGCGAGGGGCGGTTCGTGCATCACGTCTTCTTCTGGCTCAAGAATACCGACAGCGCCGCCGATCGCGCCAAATTGATCGCCGCGCTGGAAAAGCTGTCGGCGGTGAAGACGATCCGCAGCTATCAGATCGGCGAACCCGCCCCTACGCGGCGCGAGGTGATCGACAGTTCGTATTCGGTGTCCTGGACGCTGTTCTTCGACAGCAAAGCCGATCAGGATTCGTATCAGGACGACCCAATCCATGTGGAGTTCGTCGAGGAGAATGCGGCGCTGTGGGACCGGGTGCAGGTGTACGATACCGTGCCGGTGACCGCGAACTAA
- a CDS encoding PQQ-dependent sugar dehydrogenase, whose translation MSTRTILFTTIASASLLACSAADQGNATVPANAATAAASPAGAAQAGLPFAITPVAAFDAPWAMTFLPDGRMLVTQKAGQLMLVSADGKTKTPLTGIPAVDSEGQGGLMDVVLHPQFAQNRMVYFSFSEAGPGGKGVALARGVLQDGDKPALQDVSVIFRASPYVEGDGHYSGRIAFAPDGQHLFFTNGERQKFDPAQDPKATLGKVLRLTLDGKPAGDPALTAKGFNPAVWSYGHRNLLGIAFDGAGNLWEQEMGPMGGDEINLIQAGKNYGYPIVSDGDHYDGRDIPNHDTRPEFEKYKVNWTPVIAPAGLIAYSGAMFPEWQGDLFVGGLASEALVRIDVNGTQATKGDQWGMNARIREVEQGPDGALYVLEDGEGGRLLKLTKPA comes from the coding sequence ATGTCCACGCGCACCATTCTATTTACCACTATCGCCTCGGCTTCGCTGCTGGCTTGCAGCGCCGCCGATCAGGGCAACGCGACCGTTCCCGCCAATGCCGCGACCGCAGCCGCCAGCCCCGCCGGTGCCGCGCAGGCCGGCCTTCCCTTCGCTATTACCCCGGTTGCCGCGTTCGACGCGCCCTGGGCGATGACCTTCCTACCCGATGGCCGGATGCTGGTGACGCAAAAGGCGGGCCAGCTGATGCTCGTTTCGGCCGACGGCAAGACCAAGACGCCGCTCACGGGCATCCCCGCGGTCGACAGCGAAGGCCAGGGCGGCTTGATGGACGTCGTGCTGCATCCGCAATTCGCGCAAAACCGGATGGTCTATTTCAGCTTCTCCGAAGCCGGCCCCGGCGGCAAGGGCGTCGCGCTGGCGCGCGGCGTGCTGCAGGATGGCGACAAGCCCGCGCTGCAGGACGTGTCGGTGATCTTCCGCGCCTCGCCCTATGTCGAGGGTGACGGCCATTATTCGGGCCGGATCGCCTTCGCGCCCGACGGCCAGCACCTGTTCTTCACCAATGGCGAGCGCCAGAAGTTCGATCCGGCGCAGGATCCCAAGGCGACGCTCGGCAAGGTGCTTCGCCTGACCCTCGACGGCAAGCCGGCGGGTGACCCCGCGCTCACCGCCAAGGGCTTCAACCCCGCGGTGTGGTCCTATGGCCATCGCAACCTGCTCGGCATCGCCTTCGATGGCGCGGGCAATTTGTGGGAGCAGGAAATGGGGCCGATGGGCGGCGACGAGATCAACCTGATCCAGGCGGGCAAGAATTATGGCTATCCGATCGTCTCCGACGGCGATCATTATGACGGCCGCGACATCCCCAACCACGACACCCGCCCCGAGTTCGAAAAGTACAAGGTCAACTGGACCCCGGTGATCGCGCCGGCTGGCCTGATCGCCTATTCGGGCGCGATGTTCCCCGAATGGCAGGGCGACCTGTTCGTCGGCGGCCTGGCGTCCGAAGCGCTGGTGCGAATCGACGTCAACGGCACCCAAGCCACCAAGGGCGACCAATGGGGCATGAACGCGCGAATCCGCGAGGTCGAGCAAGGCCCCGACGGCGCGCTCTACGTGCTCGAGGATGGCGAGGGTGGTCGCCTGCTCAAGCTGACCAAGCCCGCATGA